In the genome of Raphanus sativus cultivar WK10039 chromosome 9, ASM80110v3, whole genome shotgun sequence, the window TAGTGTTGTTTGCATTATAATGTTGCATGAAGCTTTTGGTGTTTCATGTACAACCTGTGTGTTAATTTTCCTCAAGATAGTTTAGGTGTCTAGGATCTTCTTGATTCCAGTTGTGACAGTGGAATAAGTCTCTCTGTGTGTCTCTTTCTTTTGTAGTTTGTCATCTTAGTTCTTGTGTCCGTACATAaagatttctttctttttttttgatgaaaagTGTTTCTGTGTCATAGCATCTCCTATCAGTGAAACCAAAGCCAAAGAAGTGAAAGCATTTTCCTCTTCTTGTTTTCATGGTTCTTTTATTGATTCAGATTATCTGTTGTTCATGTCGTCCTTGGTTGACTGAAGCTTATTCTTAGGTGATGAGATGACATACTGAATGGGATCAGATTATGCGACTCTAGCTAGTTTTATGCATTCTTTACTTAAGTTAACTTTCTGCTCATCTTCCATGTTTCAGGAGAAATTGTACCAATGGATATGGAGACAACAAGAAGGAGGGTCAAGAGTGACGTCTATGGATATAATCAATTACATTCAGGTTCGTATGatatttatctatctatctatctatataacACCTTGGAACTTGGTCAGATCTGATTGAGTTTCTTGTTTTCCCCAATGCAGAACGAGCTAGAGTGCTGCCCAGAGGAGCCCCCAATTTCCCCAAGAGCGCCGCCAACACAACCAGCAATGAATGCCGGGCTCATGGCCTCTTCAGGCACGTCTTGCCCAACAGCTGTTCCAGTGGTTCGGTCTGAGCAATGCGAAAACCAGGTGAAGAACTCGGTTTTCTCAAACGCCCTTTCAAGCCCCATACGCCGTAGCCTTCAAAACTACCAAATTCCGCAGGGAGGCTACATATCTGGCGCAACCAGAAGCAGTGAACTGAACAGGGGATCTAACTCTCCAGGCTCTTTTGATTCCTCAATGGACATGCATGCAGACTAATAACTATGATGTAATACACTCTCGTTTGATGATGTTTGCTTTATACAAAACTGGTTTTATTCTTCATAATGTATCAATTGGTTCTTATCTGATGGTTTGCTGTTATTTTGGTTAGGGTGTCACATGTAAATCATTGCGTCTGTGATTTTTATCACTCTTTCAACTCTTTACTGTTAATGTTTCGAACTACTCGAAGATCATCTATCAAATCGTTCTTATCATAACTCTTAGAGCAGTGGAATTATTGCCAAGTAGGTAAATAAATGAATATGTATTCTAAAGTAATTGACAGTTGCAGATATTGCTATAGCAAAAtggtttctatattttctaCTTATTGTAtgtaaaaattacaaataaggCATGATTCTTGTGATATATTATTGCATTCTTCGTTACATCACACTTCCACAAGACAAGCGAGAGGAGGGCAGAAACATGGGCTTAGTTAGATCGAATTGAGAGGCCGGTTGCCCGTTTCTGATGATAACATAAAACAAATGTTTACTCACAAAGCCTATGTTGGTTTCTACAGATTTAGTCTGCTAATGTTGGACGGAGTGGTGGAGTGATAAACCAACCGCGCTCAGGGTATTGCAACAATTGGTTGCGCAGCCCTGTAGTATTCACTAGCTCAGTCACATTTGTCTTGGTCTTGACCTGCATTAGATTGCAAAAAAGTTGATTGGAGTTAAAATGATCAATCTAATATTGTTTTCACAAAGAAACACAATATACCTTTGTTATAAGATGTACATGGTTCAGTCTAATTGGTCTAAAACAGGTCCTTGTTCTTGTTCGTAGTAATGGGAAAATAGGCCTAATGTCGCACCTCGGTCAGTGTTCATAGTCATGGCCTGATGTTTTCACCCATGTATAGGAAAAGTGTCGATGTGCCTTGAATATAGATTTTGCATCTAGTCGCTCTAAGGATGATGCATCAATTTATTATACTAATTTGGTTGCATCAAGTTACTGTGGTTATTACATATGGTCGTGACTTAGGCTCATCTCTAaacattatttgaaaaattgttttgtatagATGAACTTATAGATAAAgtcataattaaattaaatatttaagataaattaattattaaaactaatttaactaataattttaaatctaactaattagttataatttgaagtatttatttaaattataatattattaaaaataattatatgcaatattaattttttatcaaatatacgatattatattttataataagaaaactataatatgtaaaagtttgttcattaaacatctatttatttatgaaaaaaatcatACTAAGATTGGgctttaaaacaaatttaaagttAGTTAAAATCGCTTTTGGGCTTAAGGCCCGGAAACAAAATGGAAACCGAAGCTTCGTTCGATACATGGATATAGAATATAAAAAGAATCAATTTGGACCAATTGAGCTTATTCTATCAACATAGTGCAAAAGTACACAAGTCTTATATACTCTTTAAGGGGTGTCAACTGTCAAAAGTCAACCCTCCTTCCACGTGGATACCCCATATGTGTCATTAATAAGTCgggaaaattgttatttaaatcatgaacttttaaatttggttgaaaaaaataCGAATTTTCACTTAAACCATTTAAAACACCAACTTTCGTTGACAAATCATTTTAGTTATAAACTTTCATTGATCATATCATTTTAGTCTTATCGTTAGTCAGCATTTATAATTGACTAACACTAGGCCTAAAATGACCTTCAAAGTTGATGATTTTTTAGcccaaatataaattatctaacttttacaataaattataactagaattttttttataaatattgaataaataaatataatttttattattttcttcaaatgaaaatttaaataattttcattatgTTGTAAAATAGTTAGTTAACATatcattagtttaataattatttattaaaaaattataaagaataatTATGTCAGTTTTGTAACTATTCATAGAGTTTGTATtatgtttcataattttattgccaaaattaatacttttttggaaaattatataaataatttttattattagtgttatagttatcaaaaatatattttcaatatttaatatttaatctttTGGAAAAACGTTGATTTATACTTTTGCCAAAGAGACACTAACTTTgacaataaaattatgaaacataATCCAAACTCTATGAATAGTTACAAAACTGACATAattattctttataattttttaataaataattattaaactaataagaagttaactaattattttacaatataatgaaaattatttaaattttaattggtataaaaaaaatattatttattcaaaatttattaaaaacattttacctactaaataatttattctaaagttagataatttatatttgggccaaaaatcataaactttaaAAGCCATTTTAGTCCTACCGTTAGTTAACTGTTGACTAATGGTAGGCTTAAAATGATATAGTCAATGAAAGTTTATAACTAAAATGACTTGTCAACGAAAGTTGGTGTTTTAAATGGTCCAAGTGAAAGTTCATGTTTTTTtccaatcaaattttaaaattcgtgatttaaatgataattttcccttaataaatatgttttcaacAACCAAAAAACGACATGACTTTAATAACTCATAAACgattttttttggcaaaaattTGAAGTATAATAATAtctaataaatatcaataaatattcattttgctaagattttagaaatatggtaataactcataaatttaatatatatatatatatatatatatatatatatattgaaataatatatattacattattgaataaaaaataattatgaatataacTGTAGAACCTTAAATCTACACTCAGTATTTTGTAGTATTTGTAAGTAAACTAGAGAATtgacaaaagatgtaggcaacgatatccttagaacacaacgatgtaatcggaattcggttgacaaaaatggacttttattgattaagaggtTGATTACAAGGAATAACAAAGAGATTGATTATAATAAGGAGATCGATCAACAATAAGATCTAAGACGAAGTGAGAAAGGTGAAAATGtgtggtgtgctctctctctaggggTTTTCGCTGTGTTCTTAGCATTGATCTCCTCTCCCTTTTATAAACTTGACTCCGCTATCCATGCAACTGCTTCCGCGACTTTCTCGACTTCGACGACCTCCTCTTTTACTTCGTTGACGTCGCTATGGGCTTTGTTCTTTTATGGCCCATTTTAGATATAGCCCATTTAGCCTGTGTCATAAATTGGGTCCAACATTTGTCCCCCAGTCTCTTTTCTTTGGTCGAAATGGAAAGAGACGGTTTGGTTTGCTTGGTTCGGGATTcgattagatttttttttctccgaCCTTCGGTGTTATCGTTGATCCgttatttttatacttttgttttATAACGGTCATATGCGTGGATTTCTAGGGCGAAACCGGATTGGTTGCGGCGGCTGCAGCGTAACCTAGGTAACTATTGCGTTTCTCGGGTTGCGATATAGCCGTTAGAGGCTTTACTTTAAATAGCGATGGAGTTccgatttttctttttcacttccgATCATCTTTTTTTCTCCTGATTTTGCAATTCTCTTTTTCTATTGTCTCTACGCGATGTCTTCCTCTTGATTTCCTCGTCCAACGATTAAGCAAGAACATCTTGAAGCCTTATACTCCTCGTTCGGCGTTGATCGCGCCGTGGTATGTGAGCTTGTTTCTGATCAGGAGACTCCGGAAACTGTCAGAGAAGGCTACTGCGGTGCATATCTCCGTTTCTTCGAGCCCTGCGGGCTCTCTTTCCCGATTCTGAAACAGGTGTTGGAGATTCTTGCTGAGCTTGGGATTTCTCTTACTCAGCTATGTCCGAATCTTCTTAGGCATCTCTTGGCGATTCTCGTCAGAGCCAGGGAAGAGAAACTCTCTTATTTGAGCTCGAGGAGCTACATAATTTGTACTTTATAAAGCGTAATCAGAAGAATCCCAAGACTTTCTTGGTATCTCCTCGTCCTGGTCGCCACGTGATTAGTGAGACTCCCTATCGAAACGACCCGTGGCGAGAGCAGTTCTTCGTCTTTAAGGTCGACTCGTCCACCGTAGAGGATTTCTACTTTTCTCTGCTCCCTCGCCGTTGGGCTAAAAATATtggttaggtttttttttttttttgaatatatattccTTTTATTTGCTTGTTATCCAAGGAACTTACACGAGTTCGCACATATGTATCTATTGTTTAGTTCACCCGAAGATCTCTCCGATGTCGGATCAACTCCGTGGTCTGGTGGCCGTTTTGAGACGAAGGGACACTGATTGTTCGTCGTTCACCAGGGAACGGATTCGGACTTTGAATTCGCTCCCGGTCGGTTTAGGAATTGCTCCTGCGATCTCGGAACCGATCGAGCTGCTTGAGGAAGCTCACTCTTCTGATCATGAAGAACCTACTTCTGCGGAGGAGGTTATTGTTCCTCCTAACACGAGCCGTTCTGAGAGGTGCTCGTTACAGAGGTCGTTTAGGACCTTGATGTCTGCTTCGAAGAAACCGCTAGTGGATCCTACTCCGATGTCTTTGAGTTCTGATTCGGAGGAAGGTATGCCGATTCGCGAGCACGGGTCTGTCAAAGCATCGCGAAGCGCTTCACCGAGACCGTCGCGACCTGCTCCTAAGACGTCGAAAAGACGGAGAGTAGGGAGGAGCGACCACTCCCCTATACGTGAGACCAATGCTGGTCCTAAACGCTTGGGTGAAGGGACTAGCTCTCGAAACTTCGGAGCGACGTTCTTTTCTTCCTTGGAGGAGGAAGACGCTTATACCAAGGTCGCCGAAGCGTATGCAAAGGTTTGATCTCAGAGAATCGTTATTTTTCTGCTTTATTTCATTGTTTTCCTGACTACATTTACTTACAGGTCATGGAAGCTTGTAACGACCTTGTTCTGAAGATGGCGGAGCGCACAGGGACGTTTCAGAGAGATGTGGAAATTGATCGGATCTCTCTTGACATCAAGAGGATCTCTGCTGAGCTTGAGGCTTCTAAGCGGGAGAACAAGGAGGAGGTTGAGAAGATTAACTCCATGATGACAGATTGTGTGAAGGTCTGAGATGAGAAGTCGGTTCTAGAGATCGAAATCGCTGCCCAACAGGCTAAGATTGCTAGACTCGAAGCCGAGAAGGATGTCGCAGCAGTACACAGTAATTTTGAAGTCTTTGGAAGACAAGTGGTCCGACAAGGAGAAAGAGAAGGCGGCTAGGATTCAGCTTCAGGAGGTGGTCGTGAACATCGACCTTCTGACTGAAATTAAGGAGGAAAGCTGCGACGTTGATGGAGAGTTGGTTCGTTTACAGGATTTGGAGAGAGACTGCGAAGCGATCGTCGAGTCCTGCCCTTCCTCGAGTTGGACTATCTCTGAGCTCGATCTACCGAAAGTGTCGGAGGAGTCGGATCTTGGGGAGCCGTCAAACGCGGGAAGCGATGCAAACTCCTGATTTCTTTTCCCTTTTTAATTTTGCTTTGTTGTTGGATAATTACGTTATCGCGGAGATCCTATTTTTCCCTGGATTTTGTGGGTTTAAATTTGAGTCGTTCAGATATTATATGTTTCTCGTTTGTTTGAGATAAAAATCTTTTGGTGTTTCGGGTTTGCTAAAAAATTCTGGTTAGGATATTCGTAGTACTTCGTTCTTTATAAGACCTCGAATTTTTGACTTAGGTTTCATCCGAACAACCTTCGAACTCCCTACTCTCTTTTCAAATAGAGCGATTATGTCAACAAGAAGATCGAATCCCCGTGAGGCCGATAAGTCAAGGAATCGAGCCGGCAACGTCGGTGCGGAGAGGATTCGATCCGGTGATGTTAGCGAGGCGCTTACTGAGGTTCTTCGTGAGGAAACCCGAGTTCCCCAGGTTCCTTCTAGACAGGTTGGCAAGGAATCTAGTGGCAAAGGCTCGGATATTCGTGTGAAGTCGAGTAGTCCTACTGGCTCGGAGGGTCACGAAAGTCCCTCCGAGAAGGCGAAGACAAATGGTTCTGACCATCGCCCAAGTTCTCTTGGTGACGGGGTCGCGAAGCCATTTCATTGGCAATTTACGCACTCCAAGGATTGTCCGATTACGGAGGATCCGGAGAGTGTGGCTCATTTAATGAGGCATTTTAATCCCGCTGGTTGCCCGCTTCCTTCCCTTCAGAACATGACCGAGCGTGAACTTACGTCAAGATGGCGGTGGCTCATGCAAAGGTAGGTTTGCTTATCTTTTGAATGTTTTGTTCGAGCTTATTCTGAACCTTTTATGATTTATAGGTCATGGAGGCTAACAACGAGTTTGCGGCGACCTTGGAACGGCACCTCCAAGATGTTCTGCGATCTGATTAGCTCCTCGAAGTTAAGAGGGTCGTGAGGGAGCTGAAGTCAAACCTGAAACTATTGCAGGAGCGCGATCGCGCCAATGCGGATCGTTTGTCTATTGCAGAAGAATCGGAGAACCGAGTTGCTTTGCTTGAGGCTCGTCTTCGTATTGCGGAAAACGAGAGGAAGTCGACCCTCGAACGAGTTTCCTTGCTCGAGTCGCAGCTAGAGTCGGACGCTTTGAGGCATGTCGATGTTCTTCGAAGTTCGATTCACGAGGCCAAAAAGGCTTAACTGATGATTATCAGGACACTCTGAAGTCTTTGAAGGAGAAATGGGAAGACAAGCGGTCTAACGTCGTTGACGAGCTCCAGCTTGGGGAGGTTGTCGCGAGGATATACCTTCTGAAGGAGATAATGGGCAAGAACCTATTGGCTTCCTGTGGAGCAGAGCGATCGGGAGAGAAGGGAGTCGAGCTCGGAGAGTTCGATGTATCTCTGATGACCGAAAGGCTGGATCTTCCTCATGCTTCGGGAGATTACTTTGCCAAAGGGGCCTTTGATGGTAATGAGAGGAAGCACATGGACAGGTGCTTTGGGGATGGAGAGTTCGATGTCGGAGAGTAGGAAGCTGCTCCTCATCGATTGCtttccatgtttttttttttttagtaatttatttgtttctgttattgaatttaataaagGGAATGATTTTGATTGCCtcgtattttctttttaaggGTAGAGTTCTGATTTTTCTTATGAACTTTTGATCGAAACGAGTTGATACTCCGTCGATGCCTTGCCGGCGTAGGGTGAGGTTTTTACTAAAACCAATATGCCGCGTTTTTCAGCGGGACCGAAATGTACTCTGAGACTTGATCAGGGCCTCGAGCTTACACCTAGTCGTTTAGTAAGTAGGAGAATTGTATGGTGGTAAAACTTGTGTTTTGAAAACTGTAGATCTTGGAAAAATTGCTTTTGATAAATTTTGCTTGTTAATTT includes:
- the LOC108830577 gene encoding uncharacterized protein LOC108830577, whose translation is MGKKRKGTATSLDEVDRTVYASFRTAANSLSQLYTQSMNHQKLSFQAGERHGLEKLYQWIWRQQEGGSRVTSMDIINYIQNELECCPEEPPISPRAPPTQPAMNAGLMASSGTSCPTAVPVVRSEQCENQVKNSVFSNALSSPIRRSLQNYQIPQGGYISGATRSSELNRGSNSPGSFDSSMDMHAD